From the genome of Argentina anserina chromosome 4, drPotAnse1.1, whole genome shotgun sequence, one region includes:
- the LOC126790020 gene encoding transmembrane emp24 domain-containing protein p24beta3 yields MRKMEARRSNKAAVLIVVLLVCFVGRIAALSVTVNDIECVYEYVLYEDDTVSGNFVVVDHDIFWANDHPGLDLIVTSPGGNAVHTSKGSSGDKFEFKAPRSGMYKFCFHNPYSTPETVSFNIHVGHIPTEHNIAKDEHLDPINVKIAELREALESVTLEQKYLKARDARHRHTNESTRKRVVLYTMGEYLMLVAASGLQVIYIRRLFSKSIGYNRV; encoded by the exons atgaGAAAAATGGAGGCTCGGCGGAGCaataaggcggcggtgttgaTCGTAGTTCTGCTGGTCTGCTTTGTGGGACGAATCGCGGCGCTGTCGGTGACGGTGAACGACATCGAATGCGTATACGAGTATGTGCTCTATGAAGACGACACCGTTTCTGGGAACTTCGTTGTCGTAGACCATGATATCTTCTGGGCTAACGATCATCCGGGTCTGGATTTGATT GTGACATCTCCTGGGGGTAATGCAGTGCACACTTCAAAGGGATCATCTGGAGACAAGTTTGAGTTTAAGGCCCCTAGGAGTGGAATGTACAAGTTCTGTTTCCACAATCCATATTCAACTCCGGAAACAGTTTCATTCAATATACACGTCGGCCATATTCCTACTGAGCACAACATTGCCAAGGATG AACATCTAGACCCTATCAATGTGAAGATAGCTGAGCTTAGAGAAGCACTGGAGTCAGTTACATTGGAGCAAAAGTACTTGAAAGCACGTGATGCTCGTCACCGTCATA CGAATGAGAGCACAAGAAAGCGGGTTGTGCTTTACACAATGGGAGAATACTTGATGCTAGTTGCCGCTAGTGGTCTACAAGTTATATACATTCGCCGCCTCTTTAGCAAATCAATTGGATATAATCGGGTTTGA
- the LOC126790017 gene encoding stem-specific protein TSJT1: protein MLAVFDKSVAKSPEALQSPEPGSVSALKDGFLAQHFGSVHPSSVTVNLGSSGLFAYSNERQNPLLPRLFAVVDDIFCLFQGHIENVALLKQQYGLNKTANEVIIVIEAYRTLRDRGPYPADQVVRDIQGKFAFILYDTTSKVSFVAADVDGNVPFFWGTDSEGHLVIADDEEVVKKGCGKSFAPFPKGCFFTSSGGLRSFEHPHNELKAVPRVDSSGEVYGATFKVDAEVKKESSGMPRVGSAANWSTDY, encoded by the exons ATGCTGGCCGTGTTCGACAAATCGGTAGCCAAGAGCCCCGAGGCTTTGCAAAGCCCTGAACCGGGATCAGTCTCTGCTCTCAAAGATGGGTTCTTGGCCCAACACTTCGGCTCTGTCCACCCTTCTTCCGTCACCGTCAATCTTGGCTCTTCCGGCCTCTTTGCCTATTCCAACGAAAGGCAAAACCCTCTGCTTCCCAG GCTGTTTGCGGttgtggatgacattttcTGCCTGTTCCAAGGCCATATTGAGAATGTCGCTCTTCTCAAGCAGCAGTATGGATTGAATAAGACGGCCAATGAGGTGATCATTGTTATTGAAGCGTACCGAACTTTGAGAGATCGTGGTCCTTATCCTGCGGATCAGGTTGTGAGAGACATCCAAGGGAAATTTGCTTTTATTCTCTATGACACTACTTCAAAGGTTTCGTTTGTAGCTGCT GATGTTGATGGCAATGTTCCATTCTTTTGGGGAACTGATTCTGAAGGCCATCTTGTTATtgctgatgatgaagaagttgtgAAGAAGGGATGTGGGAAGTCGTTTGCACCATTTCCTAAAG GATGTTTCTTCACATCCTCAGGAGGCCTGAGGAGTTTTGAGCACCCCCACAATGAGTTGAAGGCCGTGCCAAGGGTGGATAGTTCGGGTGAGGTGTACGGTGCAACTTTCAAGGTTGATGCTGAGGTTAAAAAGGAGTCTAGTGGAATGCCGAGAGTCGGGAGTGCTGCTAACTGGTCTACAGACTATTGA
- the LOC126790843 gene encoding F-box protein At5g07610-like, producing the protein MTKTMVRVCFAESVADIEELLIQILLFVPTRSVIKLKCVCKQWLALISDPEFQRRHTVPNPNPKISAFFCGKIRQKVFKSILLGSPAGNPFRAFQDSVPAGKNWRIIQSCNGLFLCNNNDNNRTVYVVNPTTNQFRALSSPRVRQDVDIYGFVRYALAFDPSVSPHYKVVCVTNSVPTHFLNMEREGEQHKIDIYSSETGRWKHLNIPFFQSPSDEGMHFDVKEMAMHFDGRSSESSVFCNGAVHWIRRLPRLETSRNNYIEFQRQQNDVFHYFNLAEERLELVASPLPVPSHVKNIRCIWPTLTQRYFGECGGHLYLIEIFDRNTQLEVLEMEREYSGWFAKYHVDLNPLMAALCPRQDWYEFVVLGLFREAKCDENEEEDSLTNLWLHMHGKVVSFDLKNTAIKKSGFFLFVGDNYCRGVNKYLYMDTLACV; encoded by the coding sequence ATGACGAAGACAATGGTGAGAGTTTGTTTTGCGGAAAGCGTGGCGGATATAGAAGAGCTACTTATTCAGATTCTTTTATTTGTTCCGACTCGATCAGTGATCAAGTTGAAGTGCGTCTGCAAACAATGGCTGGCTCTCATCTCCGACCCCGAGTTCCAACGACGTCACACCGTtccaaaccctaaccctaaaatCTCAGCTTTCTTCTGTGGCAAAATCCGACAGAAAGTTTTCAAGTCCATCTTGCTTGGGAGTCCGGCCGGTAATCCCTTTAGAGCTTTTCAAGATTCTGTTCCTGCTGGCAAAAATTGGAGGATTATTCAATCCTGCAATGGACTCTTCCTCTgcaataataatgataataatCGTACAGTGTATGTTGTTAATCCCACAACCAACCAATTCCGGGCTCTTTCATCTCCAAGGGTAAGGCAAGACGTggatatatatggttttgtaCGTTATGCTTTGGCTTTTGATCCTTCAGTATCGCCTCATTACAAGGTGGTCTGCGTGACTAACTCGGTGCCCACCCATTTTTTAAATATGGAACGGGAAGGCGAACAACATAAAATAGACATATATTCGTCGGAGACTGGCCGATGGAAGCATCTCAATATTCCTTTCTTCCAAAGCCCCTCTGACGAGGGTATGCACTTTGATGTCAAGGAGATGGCCATGCACTTTGATGGCAGGAGCAGCGAGAGTTCAGTATTCTGCAATGGTGCGGTTCATTGGATAAGACGCTTGCCCAGATTGGAAACCAGCAGAAATAattatattgaatttcagagacaACAGAATGATGTATTCCACTACTTTAACTTAGCTGAAGAACGTTTGGAGCTGGTTGCTAGTCCCCTTCCGGTTCCCTCGCATGTCAAAAACATTCGCTGTATATGGCCGACTTTGACTCAGAGATACTTTGGGGAGTGCGGTGGCCATTTGTATTTGATTGAGATTTTTGACCGCAACACTCAATTAGAGGTCCTGGAGATGGAGAGAGAATACTCTGGGTGGTTTGCCAAGTATCATGTTGATCTTAATCCATTGATGGCAGCTCTTTGTCCTCGACAGGATTGGTATGAATTTGTTGTCCTGGGTCTTTTTCGAGAGGCAAAATGTGATGAGAATGAAGAGGAGGATTCTTTGACAAATCTTTGGTTGCATATGCATGGAAAGGTCGTATCTTTTGATCTTAAGAATACGGCCATCAAGAAatctggtttttttttatttgtaggTGATAACTATTGCAGGGGGGTTAATAAATATCTTTACATGGACACATTGGCTTGTGTGTGA
- the LOC126790844 gene encoding uncharacterized protein LOC126790844, whose protein sequence is MTAVGEDLVEKILLTLPPKTLVRFKCASKGWDALINNPRFVAKHLSNFNSNSKHLLVMKKTLVLKETTNDTGKEDKEEEEEVVVFSLLNICNNDDDIDTSEDRIIVSSVADVKIPLSMSLKTKEEAVHMVAHSNGIICLHLVKTFQVILWNPAIQEFKLLPPSPYLPDVDWRRWSYDYPKSVEGFGYDAKLNEDKVVNFGLSSTPGFEGDGYDIHNRPKAAIYSLSRSSFYDIMLPADRVYHPEVLTYRMTLRVWNESLALFILIDEFEVVDEFGSDELEYSSFVIWVLDELGGLTGASWTKHVTLEPTEKPLAFLNSNDILLDDFMGLVFGSHIYISRSLVDPSIQSLIFLQIL, encoded by the exons ATGACAGCAGTTGGTGAAGATCTGGTGGAGAAAATCCTATTAACTCTGCCTCCTAAGACTCTGGTGCGATTTAAATGCGCCTCTAAAGGGTGGGATGCCCTGATCAACAATCCCAGGTTCGTAGCAAAGCACCTCTccaatttcaattccaattccaaACATCTGCTCGTCATGAAGAAGACTTTAGTTCTTAAGGAGACTACTAATGACACTGGAAAAGaagataaagaagaagaagaagaagtagtAGTATTTTCTTTGCTTAATATATGCaataatgatgatgatattgataCTAGTGAGGACAGAATTATTGTTTCTAGTGTAGCCGACGTCAAAATACCTCTTTCTATGAGTCTAAAGACTAAAGAAGAAGCTGTTCATATGGTGGCGCATTCCAATGGAATCATATGTCTACATCTAGTTAAAACTTTTCAGGTGATTTTATGGAATCCAGCAATTCAAGAATTTAAGCTTCTTCCCCCATCTCCATACCTTCCAGATGTTGATTGGAGACGTTGGAGTTACGATTACCCCAAGTCTGTTGAGGGGTTTGGATATGATGCTAAATTGAACGAAGACAAAGTGGTTAACTTTGGATTAAGTTCTACGCCAGGCTTCGAGGGTGATGGATATGATATTCATAATCGTCCTAAGGCAGCAATATACTCTTTGA GCAGGTCATCATTTTATGATATCATGTTACCTGCTGATCGTGTTTATCATCCCGAGGTCCTCACTTACCGTATGACTCTTCGAGTGTGGAACGAATCCCTTGCCCTTTTTATATTGATTGATGAATTTGAAGTTGTTGATGAGTTTGGAAGTGATGAACTTGaatattcttcttttgtaatatGGGTGCTGGATGAACTTGGTGGTCTGACGGGTGCTTCTTGGACAAAGCACGTAACTCTTGAACCCACTGAGAAGCCATTGGCATTTCTGAATAGCAATGACATTCTGTTGGATGACTTCATGGGACTTGTTTTTGGCAGCCATATTTATATCTCTAGATCTTTAGTAGACCCGAGTATTCAATCActcatttttcttcaaatattgtGA